Part of the Tolypothrix sp. PCC 7910 genome, AGAGTAACTGTCTGCTTGAACACAGAAGCGTCCTCCTGGGCCAGCAATCAGCAGGGTTGGTTGTCCTTGACTCTCAACTGTAACGCGCAAATAAGGTAATGACTCTTCCACCTTAATAACTTGGCTGGGTTCAGCGGGAATATTGCCACAATTACTTGCCACCGAACCGCCAGAATTGCCATTTAAAACTAGCGGATCTGTCCGGAGATTGGCATTAATGACGCTGGGGGGATTCTTGGCGAAATTAGCATCAGTAAAAACTAAATTCATCGCCAAAGCTGCGGGAACAACCGTAAATAGTCTGTGCATTTTCATATTATTAAATTAATGCTCCCGACTGTGATCGAGCGATATTGTTAAACATAATCTAAGTTTTTAGACGATGCTAATAAATTTGTGTTCCCTAACACAGAGTATAAAATTTTATCTTTGCAGACAAAAAAATATACCTTAAATAAGATGAAAAAAGTATAAAGTTGTTGCATAGTAAGTATTTGTAAATAAATAACACTTGCTGGTAAGTGATATACCAAAGTTACCAGTATGATTTTTCTTTATTAATCTTTGTTTTATGGCAAGTCCCGTACTATTTCGGAATTTCCGGATTAGCAATGAGAAATCATGAAATCCTTGCCATGAAGCTGTTTGAAAAATTTATGCCTGTAATTTTTTAAGAAAAAGATACTCTGCCTTAACTAAAAATGTCTAGCAAACACATACATTAGCTAAAATCACAGACAAAACCGCTTATAAGCTGAGGTAGAAAAGATAGATGAATCCTCAACCTGATGAAGATTTGCAACGTCGTCTCCAAAACCTAGAGGCAGAGATTAATTCCTCCCCAACAGAGGTTTCCCAGCCAGAAAAACAAAAACAGCCATTTGAGTTTAGTTTTGAGAGTTTAAACTCGCAACTAACAAAATTGCAAAGCTGGTTCAATACCTTGTCTGGAACTAAAAAGATAGTATTTTTAGGCGTGACGGCTGTAGTAGGTATTGTGATGTTGCAAGCAGTACTAAAACTCGTAGCTTCTGTAATTAGCCTGGCAGTGTTGGCAGTGTTGGTGTATGTTGGATACAAATTTTTTGTGTCTAATAGTTTTCAGCAGAAAAAATAGTCTATTTGTAACGATCCCGTAGTGGTGTGAAATAAAGTTAAAGGGAATTATACGATGGCGACCCCAATTGTTAGGAGAAGTAATAATCAATCTAGTAGGTCAAAAGACCCGGAAAAATCGAGTTCACTGCCATTATTAAGCAAGCGCTTTGCAGCTTGGGCAACAGAAATGACGCTGGTGGTTGCCAGTGGTTTGGTTCCCTTCGGCTTTGGAGTGTATGCCAATTCTAGAAGTGATTTGAACCGTGTACCGCTGAATCCTGTTTTAGTGGTCACAGAAAGAGCGATCGCTAGGCCTTTAGCTTTGCCTGTTAGCTATGGTATTCGTAACGTAGCCTGGCCAACTAATATTTTGTGGAGCCTGGCTTTATTAGGGCCTGTGACGATTTCGACATGGCAGTTATATTTACTAGCAAAAACAGGTAGCACCATTCCCAAACGTAGATTTGGGATTAAAGTGGTGAACGAGCAAGGAACAGCGCCGGGTTTTGGCGCTGTGGTAATCCGCGAAGGATTAGGACGTTGGACTGTACCGTTATCTGTAGCCTATCTGCTGTGGCGCTACAGTTTAGCCTTTCCTAACTTAGGAATTTTCGCAGTTTTGGCCTTATTAGCGATCGCATCTGAAGGAATTGGCTTACCTGCAAAAAATGGGCGGCGGGCAATACATGATATTTTGGCAGGTACTTATACAGTAGATGCCACTCGCCCTTTACCAGCTTCATTTTCAGATGCTAGCCGCGAAAGTCAAGCCGCTGTCAGCAGTGATGCTGAGTCATTGGCGGACGATCAAGAAGGAGCCACGGCATCAGACAATACACCAGCACATCCTCTAGTGGCACTGATTCGGCGTAATCCTAATCTCACACTGATGGGTGTAACACTGGTTAGTATGGTAGCTGTGTTGGCAACTTTGGTGGGTACTCAAGTCTACATCCAAACTCAAGAAACTCAGCGGAAATCGCAGCAAATCAACAGCCAACAGTTTCTAGAACTCGTCAAACAACTTAACTCTAGCTCAATTGCTACTCTGGAAGAACGCCGCAGTGCAATTGTAGCAATGGGTACTCTTAACGACCCCCAAGCAATTCAATTTTTAGCAGATCTACTGGTTAAGGAAACTAACCCTACCCTAGTAGATACAGTACAACAAGCTTTGGCAAATATCGGTATCAAAGCCTTACCGGAGTTAAAAAATCAAAATCAGTTTCTTGCTGGAGAATTGGGTTCTGGAGGTAATTATGCATTCCAGCGATTACAACTCAATCAAAAAGCCATCAACAAAATTCTCGCTGTTTACAGTGGTCAAAGTAACGGCCTTGATTTGAGCCGCAGCCAATTAGGTGTTGTCGGTTCTGGAGAAAATTCCTCGTTCAACTTAGTCTTAGATAACGTTGATTTATCTGGAATTAAATTCAAATCCGCCAATCTCAATCAAGCTAGCTTTAAAGGCACTCGTTTTCGCAGTGTTGGTGAAGATGGACGCTGGGACACCTACGATGATGTCATTGCTGATTTAACTCAGGTGCAGATGAAGCAAGCCAATCTCACCGATGCTAATCTTAGCCGGGTATTGCTAAACCGTAGCGATTTGAGCCGCGCTACTCTCAACAGGGCTAACTTATCTGATGCTCGTTTAATTGCTGCTAACCTCAGCAGCGCCCAGCTAGTGGGAGCCGATTTGCGTGGTGCAGTATTAGAAAATGCCAGCTTAACTGGGGCAGATTTAGGCGATGCCAAATTAAACGAAGCTGATTTATATGCAGCTCGTTTAGGACGTGTAGTGGCAATAGGCACTCAGTTGTCCTATGCCAACTTAACCAAAACCGATTGGCAAGGCTCAGATTTATCTGGCGCTGATTTAGAACGTGTTAATCTCAGCAATGCGAACTTGAGCGCTACTCGTATGACTGGCGCAGTTTTGCGTTCTGCTCAAATGGAAAACGCCAACTTGCAAAATGCTGATTTGAGCCTTGTTGATTTACGGGGCGCAAATGTTGCTGGCGCTGATTTTAAAAATGCAGTTCTTTCGCCCAACAAACAAGATCCAGCAGATGAATTTGTCCAAACACCATCTAAAGGTTCCGTTTCTGCTGTAGTCCAAGGAGTTGATTTTTCTCAAGCTAAAAACTTAGATCCCAAACAGCTCGCTTACATTTGTACTCAAGGCGGGATTCATCCGCGTTGTCCGTAGGCTGGGGATTGGTGATTGGGGACTGGGAACTGGGGAACTCGGGGCCCCCACAACCTTAGGGAGTGGGGATAAGAGAGAAATAAAAAATGCCCATTACCTATTACCTATTACCAATCACCAATTACCCATTACCCAATGCCCAATGCCCCGTGCCCAATACCCAATAACAGCGGTAACATAGGTATTAAAAGGAACCATTATAATTTCAAATGGTGTGAGGAAACGGGCAATGAAGCATCTCCGGTCTTTGGTTGTAGTTCTGGGTGCTAGTTCGCTGTTGAATATGGGTACAAGCAGTCAACCAGCACAAGCTCAAGTTGCTTATGGCAGTTATGTTGGTGTGGGCCCTTCTGTAGGATTAAGTGATGGGGCGCAAATTGGTGGGGTGGTTGCGTTTCGTTATAAGCTTTTGGAATCGCCGATTTCTTTTCGTGCCCAAGCTTTAATCGGTAATGGTACAGCAATTGTGCCTACGGTTTCTTATGATGTCCCTATCAACTGGCAAACTGATGCCTACTTGGGTGCGGGATTGGCATTAGCTAGTGGTGATGATCCATCTCCTGTAGGTAATAAGATTAGTTTTGCTTTGCAACCAGGAATTGATTACACCGTCCCCAATAGCAATACTGTACTTTTTGGCAACGCGATTATCGCTTTTGATGCCTACCGCAATGGTGGTGGTACTGCTTTTTCTTTGCAAGGTGGTGTAGGTTTAAGATTTTAATGTCTGAATTGAATATAAAACCTAAATTCCCAAGTCTTGGAGGCGTGGGATTTTTTTATATTTTTCAACACAGTCCCTATGAACAGTATGGGTCAATACGCTTGGGTTAAAATCATTAGCGATTGATTTATTACTTGTTAAATTAAGTCAGATCAATTGGGGGATTCTCCCCCAAACCCCCTCCAAAATTATTGTTCTGTTTTGTTGTTGAGTCACTAGCTTTTTGTTTTTGTAGAACTCAGTACTTTCAAAGAGTAAACACACAGGGACGCAGAGTTGTGTATGATCGAACAGGTCACTTGGTTCTGGTGGGGATCAGCCATCAGAGGTAACGGGGAAAGTTCGGTGTGAATCCGGCACTGTCCCGCAACTGTGAAGCAATTTGAGATTAGCAGTCAATTTCTCGATTGTGTAAGTCAGAACGCCCACCAAAGTTGATTGTTTTGTTCTCACATCTGCGAGGTACAGATGACTGCTGTGAATATTTCTGCAAGTAATTTGGGTGAGTGTTCCCATACTCTATTTGTTTGCAAAACCTGTGCCAGTGTTTGGCAAGATGGAAAGCGTGTAGGCGAAAGTGGTGGGGAAATGCTATTACAAAAACTAGAAATTCTGGCTCAAGATTGGGAGTTGCGAGATCAGTTTCCCATTCAGCAAGTGGAATGCATGAGTGCTTGTAACCGTTCCTGTGTTGTCGCCTTTGCTGCACAAGGTAAAACTACATATCTGTTTGGTGATTTGGCGGTGGATGATTGTGCATCTGCTGTTTTGGAATGCGCTAGTCAATACTACAGCAAGCCTGATGGTTTACTACCTTGGTCAGAACGCCCAGCAGCCTTGAAAAAGGGTGTTTTGGCGAAGATTCCCCCGATTGGGGGATGAGGAGATTGGGGACTAGGTACTAGGGATTGGGGACTGGGGAAAGGGAGATGGGGGAGATGAGGTAGATGAGGGAGACAATACCAAACACTAAACATCCCATTACCAATTACCCATTACCCATTACCAAATGACAAATGACAAACACCAAAGTTTTAATTTTAGGTGGGACGGGAGATGCAGCGGAAATAGCTGCAAGAGTTGCTACTATCCCAGAAGTGGAAGCGATCGCATCTTTGGCTGGTCGTACTCGTCAACCGTCAATTCCGTCTGGAAATGTGAGAATTGGCGGGTTTGGTGGTGTGGCGGGTTTGGTTAGCTATTTGCAAGAGATGAGTATTGATTTTGTGATAGATGCTACTCATCCCTTTGCTAGCCAGATTTCTTGGAATGCGGCGGCGGCTACTGCTGAAGTTGGTATTCCTCGTTTGCTGTTCAATCGTCCTGCATGGGAAAAGCTAAATGGCGATCGCTGGATTGAAGTTGAGAGTATTACTGATGCAGCCGCAGCACTATCAAATCAAGCACAACGAGTATTTTTAACTGTTGGTAGACAAGAACTCAGCGCTTTTGCACATCTAGAAGGAATTTGGTTTTTGATGCGGGTAATCGATTCGCCTAGCGCTGATGCTTTGACTCCGCCGGGTTTGGTATTGTGCGATCGCGGCCCTTTTGCTTTAGATAATGAACGAGAAATTCTTATTCACTACAAAATAGATACTATCGTTAGCAAAAATAGTGGCGGTGATGCGACTTATGCCAAAATTATTGCGGCACGAGAACTCGGTATACAAGTTGTGATGGTAAAACGTCCAGCTATACCGCCAGGTGAACAAGTAAGTAATGTTGAAGATGTTGTGGCTTGGTTGCTGGGTAATTTGTAATTCGTCATTAAATGGAAGCAAGAACACTCATTTAAAATGAAGGAAAGTATTCACAATACCTGGAGTGATGCTACATGGTGACACAACGACAGCCACAGCAACCACATATTCATGAAACTCCAGCTTTAATTCCACCTTTAGAAAGCGGTGATAGATTGTCGCGCCATGAATTTGAGCGTCGCTATCAAGCTATGCCAAATCATAAAAAAGCTGAATTAATTGAAGGAGTCGTCTACTTGGCATCACCTCTACGTTTTAAACGTCATGCAGAACCACACGGTAAGGTTGTTATTTGGTTGGGAACCTATCAAATTGCAACTCCTGGTGTCAATTTAGGAATTGAACCAACTGTCAGGCTAGATCAAGATAATGAACCACAACCAGATGCAGTTTTATTCATCGATCAAAGCTGGGGGGGACAGTCACGTTTAACAGAGGATGACTATATTGAAGGCGCACCAGAGTTAGTTATAGAAATTGCTGCTAGTAGTGCAGCTTATGATTTACACGATAAAAAAAAGGCTTATCGGCGTAATGGTATTCAAGAATATATTGTTTGGCAGATATTAGAAAATAAGCTGGATTGGTTCTGCTTACAGGAAAGTGAATATGTGCCTTTAGAAGCTAATGCAGATGGTATTTTGCAAAGTCAAGTAATGCCGGGTTTATGGTTAGCTGTTTCAGCTTTACTGGATGGGGATATGTCTCAAGTAATGGCGGTTTTACAAGCAGGGTTGAGTTCGCCTGAACATACAGAATTTGTGGCAAGATTAGCAGGGAATAAGTAGCAGGATAAACAATAAATAATTACCCACAGATAAACGCCGATAAAAACGGGAAATAAATTATTAATGTATAGCAAAAGATTTTATTGCTATCCACTGAGTGACAGGTGCCATTCCTCGCCAGCCTAAAAATTTACCGATTGGTTCAGCGCGTTGAATTGCAATGCGGGTGAAGTTTCCACCAACTTTTTCATACCAGTTAAATAAGGTTTGTTCGCCTTCAATAGTGACAACATTGGCAACTAACCTACCACCTGGTTTGAGTGCTGACCAACAAATATCAAATAAACCATCGGCTGTTACGCTACCGCCGATAAAAATAGCATCAGGTTGAGGTAAATTTTGCAGAGAATTTGGTGCTTTTCCGGCAACAATTTGCAGATTTGGTACACCTAAAGCGGCTGCATTATCGGCAATGTATTGCAATCTAGTTGAGTTTTGTTCAATCGCGATCGCACGACATCGAGGGTGAGTCCGCATCCATTCTATGGAAATTGAACCGCAACCCGCGCCTACATCCCACAAGAGTTCTCCTGGTATTGGTGCTAGGGTAGCTAGGGTAATGGCCCTGACTTCATGTTTGGTTAATTGTCCATCGTGATGATAGGCGTTATCTGGTAATCCTGGGATTCTGGGCAAAGATACAACCCCAGAATCAGCAACACAATCAACTGCGATCGCATTTAAGGCGGCGATATCTGTTTCATTCCAAGATGCTGCGGTACTTTCTACAATGCGTTCCTGTGTACCACCCATCCTTTCTAAAACCGTAATTTTACTGTTACCAAAGCCGCGTTGTGTCAAAATTTTTGCCACAATCCCAGGTGTGTCTTTACCTGCACTCAAAATCAGCAGTCGCGCCCCAGCATAAATATAAGACTGAATCAGTTCAGGTGGACGACCGCACAAGCTGACGGTTTCTACTTCTGTTAATGACCATCCTAATCTGGCACAGGCGAGACTGAAAGCTGAAGGTGCAGGAATAATCGTGATTTCGGAGATAGGAATTTGCTTTGTTAAAGTGACACCAATCCCGTAACACATGGGATCGCCGCTGGCGAGGACACATACAGCTTGGCCGCGATGTTGGATAATGTCGGCTACTGAGTTGCTAATGGGAGAAGTCCAGGTAATTTTCTGGCGTTGATCGTCGCTAGGAAGCATTGCTAAATGGCGATCGCCTCCTACTATAATTTCAGCTTGATCCACTAGGGAACGAGCGATCGCACTTAACCCCTGTAATCCATCTTCACCAATGCCAACAATCGAAAGCCATTTACCTACCATTTTCGCTAAAAAATACATTATTTAGACTTTAATAGCCACAATCCGAATTCTGCGGTAGTCTGCTGTCCAATTTCCTGATTGATAAAGAGTCGGACGCAAAGTATCTTCTACTTGCTGGATTACCTGTGCTTGTTGTTCAGTAGACATTCCCACAAAGAAAGTGCTGGCAAACATTTTAATCCAGTTGGCGAGGCCTGCTTCTTTATCAGCTAACACAGTTGGGCGAGGATATAAGTTCGCATAAATTACCTCAAACCCTTGCCGTTCTAGCAGAGTAGTATATTCAGCAATACTGGGATAATACCAAGGATTCCTGGTTTGTGGTTCGGGAATTGCAATTGCTGTCAATGCACTATACAAAGCTGAGACAATCGTTTGTACATTACCCTTACCGCCAAATTCTGCCACAAACCGTCCCCTGGGTTTGAGTGCTTGATGTATGGATGCGATCGCTAAATCTGCTTGTTTCACCCAATGTAAAACAGCGTTAGAAAACACCGCATCTACAGGCTGTTCAACTTGAAAATTTGTTGCATCAGCAACATCAAAGTGCAGATGAGGATAGTTTTGTCTAGCCTTCTCAATCATCTCAGGTGCGTGATCAATTCCCCATACCTCAGCCCCAGCTTGGGCAATTTTTTCTGTTAATTGTCCTGTACCACAACCGAGATCCAAAATTGATTCCCCTGGTTGAGGGTTGAGTAATTTTAACAAGTCTTCGCCATATTGCCAGACAAAAGCGTGTTTATCTTGATAAAGGGCAGTATTCCAATCATTATTTGGTACGGAAATATCAGTCATATCTAAAAATGAAAAATCTAAATTATGGAAGATATTTTATCTTCATATAAAAATTATATAAATTCTCTGAAGATAGTTTCCATCGGTAAAAACAGTGAAAGAGGTTTATCTTTAAAAGGAATAAATTCGTATTTTAGATAGAATTCTTTTGCCTTCATATCTATAGCATCAACTCTCACAGCAAAAATGCCAATTTCTTGAGAAGCTTTGACTGCTCTCAAAAGTGCATCTACTAGTAATTCTCCTCCTAATCCTTGCCCTGTGACTGAGTTATCTACAGCTAACTTACCAATTAGTATTGCTGGAATTGGATAGGTAGGCATTCCTTTTTGATCAGATTCTGGTAGAGATGCAAACTCTATGACACTAGCACTAACTGTATAAAACCCTTCTATTTTTAAGGATTGAGATTGAGAAATAGCAACAAAAGTTTTAGCAATTCCTTTTTCATGATTTTGTCGAGCGTATTTTTTGAGATAATCATTTAAAACTGGATAACCACAGTCAAAATTCTCTTTTTGATGCTTTTTATTAATAGGGACAAAATTCCATCTTTTTTCAGACTCATTGTCCATATTTAGCCCGATATTTTTTGATGGTTGTTTTCAAGTTCCCTTGGAGTTCTGGGGGATTTTCCATCATGGACATAAATAAATCGCGATCGCAATCTGAAAGCACTAGCCTTTCCTGATTGTCTATTTCTTGTTTGGCAATGGGTAAAAGGTGAGACAGAGTATAGGCACTTAAGGAAATTCCTCTGAGGGAAGCGGCTTTTTCTAGGAGTTCCTTTTGTTCTTGGGTCACTCTCAAGTCAATACGGCTATCTTTAGCTGGTGAGGTTTCTGACATCAGGTTTTCTATTGTGTTGAGTTCCCTGATTTTGAGTTTAACAGTTCTAGGCGGACAAAGTACACACATTTACTGACGAGGAAGTTAGAGAATCCTGAATACTCAGCAGTGAATATATTTGTAGTTAGGAGATATATACTGATATAAAACAAAGTAAGAGCATGAAAAATGATATTTTAGCCATTAAATAGGCTAAAAATCTTATTTATTAATTAATAATTGCTATAAAATCACCGTAAAATCAGAATTTCAAAATGTATAGCTTGGTTAAATAAATCTTATTCAGTTGATGAAAAATATAAAGCAGCGATAATTGCCACTACCTTCTCATGCTAAATTACTAAAGCTTGGGCTTGGGAAACTCCGGTGCAATTCCGGGACTGTGCCGCAGCTGTAAAGCAGTTTTAGATTTTAGATTGTAATTTTGATGGTCGGGAGTATGTTAACAACCGGTGACTCACAAAAATTAGGAGTCCGAGAATTAGCCAAAATTCAGCATCTAAAATCCAAAA contains:
- a CDS encoding pentapeptide repeat-containing protein, giving the protein MATPIVRRSNNQSSRSKDPEKSSSLPLLSKRFAAWATEMTLVVASGLVPFGFGVYANSRSDLNRVPLNPVLVVTERAIARPLALPVSYGIRNVAWPTNILWSLALLGPVTISTWQLYLLAKTGSTIPKRRFGIKVVNEQGTAPGFGAVVIREGLGRWTVPLSVAYLLWRYSLAFPNLGIFAVLALLAIASEGIGLPAKNGRRAIHDILAGTYTVDATRPLPASFSDASRESQAAVSSDAESLADDQEGATASDNTPAHPLVALIRRNPNLTLMGVTLVSMVAVLATLVGTQVYIQTQETQRKSQQINSQQFLELVKQLNSSSIATLEERRSAIVAMGTLNDPQAIQFLADLLVKETNPTLVDTVQQALANIGIKALPELKNQNQFLAGELGSGGNYAFQRLQLNQKAINKILAVYSGQSNGLDLSRSQLGVVGSGENSSFNLVLDNVDLSGIKFKSANLNQASFKGTRFRSVGEDGRWDTYDDVIADLTQVQMKQANLTDANLSRVLLNRSDLSRATLNRANLSDARLIAANLSSAQLVGADLRGAVLENASLTGADLGDAKLNEADLYAARLGRVVAIGTQLSYANLTKTDWQGSDLSGADLERVNLSNANLSATRMTGAVLRSAQMENANLQNADLSLVDLRGANVAGADFKNAVLSPNKQDPADEFVQTPSKGSVSAVVQGVDFSQAKNLDPKQLAYICTQGGIHPRCP
- a CDS encoding DUF1636 domain-containing protein; this translates as MTAVNISASNLGECSHTLFVCKTCASVWQDGKRVGESGGEMLLQKLEILAQDWELRDQFPIQQVECMSACNRSCVVAFAAQGKTTYLFGDLAVDDCASAVLECASQYYSKPDGLLPWSERPAALKKGVLAKIPPIGG
- a CDS encoding cobalt-precorrin-6A reductase; this translates as MTNTKVLILGGTGDAAEIAARVATIPEVEAIASLAGRTRQPSIPSGNVRIGGFGGVAGLVSYLQEMSIDFVIDATHPFASQISWNAAAATAEVGIPRLLFNRPAWEKLNGDRWIEVESITDAAAALSNQAQRVFLTVGRQELSAFAHLEGIWFLMRVIDSPSADALTPPGLVLCDRGPFALDNEREILIHYKIDTIVSKNSGGDATYAKIIAARELGIQVVMVKRPAIPPGEQVSNVEDVVAWLLGNL
- a CDS encoding Uma2 family endonuclease; this encodes MVTQRQPQQPHIHETPALIPPLESGDRLSRHEFERRYQAMPNHKKAELIEGVVYLASPLRFKRHAEPHGKVVIWLGTYQIATPGVNLGIEPTVRLDQDNEPQPDAVLFIDQSWGGQSRLTEDDYIEGAPELVIEIAASSAAYDLHDKKKAYRRNGIQEYIVWQILENKLDWFCLQESEYVPLEANADGILQSQVMPGLWLAVSALLDGDMSQVMAVLQAGLSSPEHTEFVARLAGNK
- the cbiE gene encoding precorrin-6y C5,15-methyltransferase (decarboxylating) subunit CbiE; protein product: MVGKWLSIVGIGEDGLQGLSAIARSLVDQAEIIVGGDRHLAMLPSDDQRQKITWTSPISNSVADIIQHRGQAVCVLASGDPMCYGIGVTLTKQIPISEITIIPAPSAFSLACARLGWSLTEVETVSLCGRPPELIQSYIYAGARLLILSAGKDTPGIVAKILTQRGFGNSKITVLERMGGTQERIVESTAASWNETDIAALNAIAVDCVADSGVVSLPRIPGLPDNAYHHDGQLTKHEVRAITLATLAPIPGELLWDVGAGCGSISIEWMRTHPRCRAIAIEQNSTRLQYIADNAAALGVPNLQIVAGKAPNSLQNLPQPDAIFIGGSVTADGLFDICWSALKPGGRLVANVVTIEGEQTLFNWYEKVGGNFTRIAIQRAEPIGKFLGWRGMAPVTQWIAIKSFAIH
- a CDS encoding trans-aconitate 2-methyltransferase; protein product: MTDISVPNNDWNTALYQDKHAFVWQYGEDLLKLLNPQPGESILDLGCGTGQLTEKIAQAGAEVWGIDHAPEMIEKARQNYPHLHFDVADATNFQVEQPVDAVFSNAVLHWVKQADLAIASIHQALKPRGRFVAEFGGKGNVQTIVSALYSALTAIAIPEPQTRNPWYYPSIAEYTTLLERQGFEVIYANLYPRPTVLADKEAGLANWIKMFASTFFVGMSTEQQAQVIQQVEDTLRPTLYQSGNWTADYRRIRIVAIKV
- a CDS encoding GNAT family N-acetyltransferase; this encodes MDNESEKRWNFVPINKKHQKENFDCGYPVLNDYLKKYARQNHEKGIAKTFVAISQSQSLKIEGFYTVSASVIEFASLPESDQKGMPTYPIPAILIGKLAVDNSVTGQGLGGELLVDALLRAVKASQEIGIFAVRVDAIDMKAKEFYLKYEFIPFKDKPLSLFLPMETIFREFI
- a CDS encoding DUF1778 domain-containing protein gives rise to the protein MSETSPAKDSRIDLRVTQEQKELLEKAASLRGISLSAYTLSHLLPIAKQEIDNQERLVLSDCDRDLFMSMMENPPELQGNLKTTIKKYRAKYGQ